The Chryseobacterium nakagawai genome has a segment encoding these proteins:
- a CDS encoding DUF6850 family outer membrane beta-barrel protein, whose amino-acid sequence MLHTKTFFCLLLIVVSFNIKAQDSLKLFKTLNNQYNQERDFKNNFYYNPASMSGYSTSSFSEFSVGYQDNKENAYRQQLGNGSKGLMIKAQSFQKLKPNRSVWGSASYQNLKMSSVKWNETLDYERIAPYITSDSVGGKLNLERYQFAGGYLEKMGRWTVAGQISYSAQMGYRSKDPRLESKTSDLRINAGVNYRAFREYEVGVFGEFNKYTQNNSIQFQSLLGRPYVYLMSGLGFSNYLFNGGTRPTNTFEEFAYKGGIQISNKQGRDFYLQAVIGKANNIKSYNDGSNTYNNISDLKNEEFKLEGAKFFNINEKHRIGLLAGYTSSRKTGSEYGYSMNTSIMTQIFKREAYRRDNYIATVKGFYQYNQERFSITAVPFFGYEEIKERRLYPNSGQKFVYSYLGLNADYKQQINNNQMLTFQPYFYKRMVNQSINALSTTANLAVDEWVLQDYMFQASDINAFGAVLRYDFKLDKLPAFFVSAQYQTQKIQEKNNNFAAASIGITF is encoded by the coding sequence ATGTTACATACAAAAACATTTTTCTGCCTGTTATTGATTGTCGTTTCTTTTAATATAAAAGCTCAGGATAGTCTAAAACTATTCAAAACGCTCAATAATCAATACAATCAGGAAAGAGATTTTAAAAATAACTTTTACTATAACCCGGCATCCATGTCGGGTTATAGTACTTCTTCATTTTCAGAATTCAGTGTCGGTTATCAGGACAATAAAGAAAATGCTTACCGTCAGCAATTAGGAAATGGCAGCAAAGGACTAATGATAAAAGCCCAGTCTTTTCAAAAGCTGAAACCTAACCGATCTGTATGGGGAAGTGCAAGCTATCAGAACTTAAAAATGAGCTCTGTAAAGTGGAACGAAACATTAGATTATGAACGTATAGCTCCTTACATCACCTCAGATTCTGTTGGAGGGAAATTAAATCTGGAGCGTTATCAGTTTGCCGGAGGATACCTTGAGAAAATGGGCCGATGGACTGTTGCCGGACAGATAAGTTATTCTGCACAGATGGGCTATCGTTCAAAAGATCCCAGACTGGAAAGTAAAACTTCAGACCTGAGAATAAATGCCGGTGTGAATTACAGAGCCTTTAGAGAATATGAAGTCGGAGTTTTTGGTGAATTTAACAAATACACCCAAAATAATTCGATTCAGTTTCAAAGTCTTCTGGGAAGACCTTATGTATACCTCATGTCTGGACTTGGTTTTTCTAACTATCTGTTTAACGGAGGAACACGTCCTACCAATACTTTTGAAGAATTTGCTTATAAAGGAGGAATCCAGATCTCCAACAAACAAGGAAGAGATTTCTACCTTCAGGCTGTTATAGGAAAAGCGAACAACATTAAAAGCTACAATGATGGCTCCAATACCTACAATAACATTTCTGACTTGAAAAATGAAGAATTTAAATTGGAAGGAGCTAAATTTTTTAATATTAACGAAAAACACCGTATCGGATTATTAGCAGGATATACTTCTTCCCGAAAAACTGGCTCTGAATATGGGTATTCAATGAATACTTCCATCATGACTCAAATCTTCAAAAGAGAAGCTTACCGCAGAGATAATTACATTGCAACCGTCAAAGGTTTTTACCAGTATAATCAGGAAAGGTTCTCCATTACAGCAGTTCCGTTTTTTGGATATGAAGAAATCAAGGAACGCAGGCTTTACCCAAATTCAGGACAGAAATTTGTATATTCTTATTTAGGACTTAATGCTGATTACAAACAACAGATTAATAATAATCAGATGCTTACATTCCAGCCGTATTTTTATAAAAGAATGGTCAACCAGTCTATCAATGCTTTAAGCACAACAGCAAATCTGGCGGTTGATGAATGGGTATTACAGGACTACATGTTCCAGGCCAGTGATATTAATGCTTTTGGAGCAGTTCTGAGATATGACTTTAAGTTAGATAAACTACCGGCATTCTTTGTAAGTGCACAATACCAGACACAAAAAATCCAGGAAAAAAACAATAATTTTGCAGCGGCAAGCATAGGGATAACATTTTAG
- a CDS encoding DUF4876 domain-containing protein — protein MKKRVLLLSLAAMMATTFTVTSCTSDDFGATTTQNGVLTLNFSGENISSYKSLDLEIREVNTGAVRRETIKNVNTYSLPLPYGSYKITVNGGVISGNEEVSVGAMAQTDIALAATNLTIPIIIKKFHDDFIIEEVFFTGIKTVEGKNYNSGRYFKLTNNTKEVLFADRLIIGQSEFLTVEDKNPTPYNANLSFPVKAVMVLPGSGTEYPVQPGDFIVIADNAINHKAQTSTAYDLHNANFEYPSNNPALGQVDNPSVPNAKVIYSQMNFNMFFLHDRGFESYVIARFPFDENEESFLNKNKYDYTYINSAGGVTSKSAYSIPNSWIIDGVNNSISSKFAHTLTSASIDGGWTSVGTIDKDPTRFGKSVRRKVNGQMTNGKNLYLDTNNSSNDFVKDAQPSLKDGIVH, from the coding sequence ATGAAAAAAAGAGTTTTACTACTAAGTTTAGCCGCTATGATGGCTACGACATTTACAGTAACATCATGTACAAGTGATGATTTCGGAGCAACAACTACGCAAAATGGAGTTTTAACATTAAATTTTTCAGGTGAAAATATTTCGTCTTACAAAAGCTTGGATCTTGAAATCAGAGAAGTAAATACAGGTGCGGTAAGAAGAGAAACCATTAAGAATGTGAATACGTATTCTTTACCTTTACCTTATGGATCTTATAAAATTACAGTAAACGGTGGTGTAATTTCCGGTAATGAAGAAGTATCAGTTGGAGCGATGGCTCAAACCGATATTGCTCTGGCGGCCACTAACCTTACTATTCCAATTATTATTAAGAAATTTCATGATGACTTTATCATTGAAGAAGTTTTCTTTACAGGAATCAAAACAGTAGAAGGTAAAAACTACAACTCAGGGCGTTATTTTAAATTAACGAATAATACCAAGGAAGTATTATTTGCAGACAGACTAATCATTGGGCAGTCTGAGTTCCTGACTGTAGAAGATAAAAACCCTACTCCATACAATGCTAACCTGTCATTCCCGGTAAAAGCAGTGATGGTACTTCCAGGTTCCGGTACTGAGTATCCTGTACAACCAGGAGATTTCATCGTTATTGCAGACAACGCGATCAACCATAAAGCTCAGACAAGTACAGCATATGACCTTCACAATGCGAACTTTGAATATCCTTCAAACAATCCGGCATTAGGACAGGTAGACAATCCTTCTGTTCCGAATGCAAAAGTGATCTATTCACAAATGAACTTTAACATGTTCTTTTTACACGATCGTGGTTTTGAAAGTTATGTAATCGCCCGTTTTCCATTCGATGAAAATGAAGAAAGCTTCCTGAATAAAAACAAATATGATTATACTTACATCAACAGTGCAGGTGGAGTTACATCGAAAAGTGCTTATTCTATTCCTAACTCATGGATTATTGATGGAGTAAACAACAGCATCTCTTCAAAATTTGCTCATACTCTTACTTCTGCAAGTATTGATGGTGGATGGACCTCCGTAGGAACTATTGATAAAGATCCTACCCGTTTCGGAAAATCCGTAAGACGTAAGGTAAACGGACAGATGACTAATGGTAAAAACCTTTATCTGGATACCAACAACTCATCTAATGACTTTGTAAAAGATGCTCAACCAAGTTTAAAAGATGGTATCGTTCACTAA
- a CDS encoding TonB-dependent receptor, with amino-acid sequence MKRSLFFVFFFIFSLQFIQAQNEKLQLNITVFDENNKELKGASVTINQTSLTTDKNGNTDISIPNGKYHLKVLHPDFQEKELNITLTSAQNITIKLQPINKLEEVVVFSKEGKGLTTKSVIDRQAMQHLQPSSFTDLMELLPGGLSKAPVLNYNNRATLRENTAGYSGNEYNTSSLGVQFMIDDNIINSNADMQISVDNRQFAEGPKGRETSTSGVDMRTISTNDIEKVEIIRGIPSAAYGDLTSGLIKIERRIKASPLQARFKADGFSKQYYLSKGFKITDKWQLSASADYLDSKANPTDDFETYQRITASIRSKKISTLWSRPLEWKSAIDFSTNIDNKKYDPDNGYPSTDKYESNNKRISVTNNFIYQLDKSSFFNKLTLNTAIRQGFEKIEQVKLVQLSGPRSFSLATEQGENVGYYPNLRYITEFSTEGKPLDMTAFFQANGTKKTFGITHQYEAGLDWRYSKNNGKGMQYDMKTPPSASSGIARPRPYNDIPASNLLAAFLGDQMSYALNQHKFTLYAGLRLSKNLGIDNSYSISKKVFAEPRLNFQYSLPHLMINDYPLKTDVTLGYGLFYKQPTLLMLYPNKEYWDYTQLNHYHNDEQYRYVNFMTYVQPRENKELHAAKSIKKEIRLDLAYRNHEFFMTYFKENMNNGFRNMDQTTVQRYKQYDNTKVDLTQWTPNGPDLTNVPYEVKTVFGEYVTTENGSETLKQGIEFGYTSPRIKAINTRFTFTGAWFKTQYRNSAPVIKRPSVSIGTEAYPYYGIYKSDYGYVNSNLNYNLLIDTYLPSLDMIISASIQGSLYDYSRNDRRIAEPISYYGVDGVIHPFTDADRTDTYKQWLVRNVSVSDNLDRLYTFTMVGNIKVTKSIYKALRTSLFVNRLFNYSAPYTFNNVKVYRKGGNSPYFGMELNYNF; translated from the coding sequence ATGAAAAGATCTTTATTTTTTGTTTTCTTTTTTATTTTCAGTCTACAGTTTATACAGGCTCAAAATGAAAAATTGCAACTGAACATTACTGTTTTTGATGAAAACAATAAAGAATTAAAAGGGGCTTCCGTTACCATCAATCAAACCTCTTTGACTACTGATAAAAATGGAAATACAGATATTTCTATTCCCAATGGTAAATATCACCTAAAAGTTCTTCATCCTGATTTCCAGGAAAAAGAGCTTAACATTACACTTACTTCCGCTCAAAACATTACCATTAAGCTTCAGCCCATTAATAAACTGGAAGAAGTGGTTGTATTTTCAAAAGAGGGAAAAGGATTAACCACTAAGTCTGTTATTGACAGACAGGCTATGCAACATTTACAGCCTTCAAGTTTCACGGACCTTATGGAACTTCTTCCCGGCGGGCTTTCGAAAGCTCCCGTCTTAAACTATAATAATAGAGCGACTCTTAGAGAAAATACAGCAGGCTATAGCGGAAATGAATACAATACTTCATCTCTTGGAGTACAATTCATGATTGATGATAACATCATCAATTCCAACGCAGATATGCAGATTTCGGTAGATAACAGGCAATTTGCAGAAGGCCCAAAAGGTAGAGAAACATCTACTTCCGGAGTTGATATGAGAACTATTTCGACCAATGATATTGAGAAGGTAGAAATAATCCGTGGTATTCCCTCAGCTGCTTATGGAGATCTTACTTCAGGGCTGATCAAAATTGAACGAAGAATAAAGGCCTCTCCCCTTCAGGCAAGATTTAAAGCAGACGGTTTTAGTAAGCAGTATTATCTGAGCAAGGGTTTTAAAATTACCGATAAGTGGCAACTGAGCGCAAGTGCAGATTACCTAGACTCAAAGGCAAATCCTACTGATGATTTTGAAACCTACCAGCGTATCACCGCTTCCATCCGTTCAAAGAAAATTTCAACGCTATGGTCGAGACCATTGGAATGGAAATCTGCTATTGACTTTTCCACTAATATTGATAATAAAAAATATGATCCAGACAACGGCTATCCTTCAACGGACAAGTATGAATCCAATAATAAAAGAATCAGCGTAACGAATAATTTTATTTATCAACTGGATAAAAGTTCATTTTTCAACAAGTTAACTTTAAATACAGCCATTCGTCAGGGATTTGAAAAGATAGAACAGGTAAAACTGGTTCAGCTATCCGGTCCCCGTTCTTTTTCTCTGGCTACAGAACAAGGAGAGAATGTAGGATATTATCCGAATCTACGTTATATCACTGAATTTTCTACTGAAGGTAAACCATTGGATATGACAGCTTTTTTCCAGGCAAACGGAACAAAGAAAACATTCGGAATAACACACCAATACGAAGCTGGACTTGACTGGAGATATTCAAAAAATAATGGTAAGGGGATGCAGTACGATATGAAAACACCTCCTTCTGCCAGCTCAGGAATAGCAAGACCAAGACCTTACAATGATATTCCTGCTTCCAACCTATTAGCTGCTTTTTTAGGCGATCAAATGAGCTACGCTCTCAATCAACATAAATTTACATTGTATGCAGGACTGAGATTGTCCAAAAACCTGGGAATTGATAATTCTTATTCTATCAGTAAAAAAGTTTTTGCTGAACCAAGATTAAATTTCCAATACAGCCTGCCTCATCTCATGATTAATGATTATCCATTAAAAACAGACGTTACCTTAGGATATGGTCTTTTCTACAAACAGCCTACGCTGTTGATGCTTTATCCAAACAAAGAATATTGGGATTACACTCAGCTGAATCACTACCATAATGATGAACAGTATCGATATGTAAATTTTATGACCTATGTACAGCCAAGGGAAAATAAAGAACTTCATGCAGCAAAAAGTATTAAAAAAGAAATTCGTTTAGACCTGGCATACAGAAATCATGAGTTCTTTATGACTTATTTTAAAGAAAACATGAACAATGGTTTCCGGAATATGGATCAGACTACTGTTCAACGTTATAAACAATATGACAACACAAAAGTAGATTTAACCCAATGGACCCCTAACGGACCGGATCTAACCAATGTCCCTTATGAAGTTAAAACTGTTTTTGGGGAATATGTCACTACTGAAAACGGAAGCGAAACTTTAAAGCAAGGAATTGAATTTGGGTATACCTCACCAAGAATCAAAGCCATCAATACAAGATTTACTTTCACCGGTGCATGGTTCAAAACCCAATACAGAAATTCAGCACCTGTTATTAAAAGGCCTAGCGTATCTATCGGAACAGAAGCCTATCCTTATTATGGAATCTATAAATCCGATTATGGTTATGTTAATTCAAACCTCAACTACAATCTGCTTATAGACACGTATCTCCCGAGTCTGGATATGATTATTTCAGCTTCTATACAAGGAAGCTTATATGACTATAGCAGAAATGACAGAAGAATTGCTGAGCCTATTTCTTATTATGGAGTAGATGGAGTAATACATCCTTTTACAGATGCAGACAGAACAGATACTTATAAACAATGGCTGGTAAGAAACGTTTCAGTTTCTGATAATCTGGATAGACTTTACACTTTTACTATGGTAGGAAATATTAAAGTCACTAAAAGTATTTATAAGGCGCTTCGGACCTCATTATTTGTCAACAGGCTTTTTAACTATAGTGCCCCCTATACTTTCAACAATGTAAAAGTTTACAGAAAAGGAGGTAACAGCCCTTACTTTGGGATGGAATTAAACTACAATTTTTAA